The genomic region GACAGTGGGAGAAACCAGCCGTGTAGATGGCACCTGCCTGGGGGGGGTCGTCAAACTGAAACTGATAGTTGCTGGCGATGTAGCCAGTGCGACCAGCGGAATCGGTAATGACTCCATCGTTGAGTTCGGCAAGCAGGACACCGTTGCCAGTGCAAGCGGTGCGCTTCTATTACAACGCAACAAGTAGGTTAGTTCTGTCACCCATTCATATGCCGACCCGACAACTAACCTTGTGTTCGATAAAGTCGCGCTTCTGGACACTACCCGCATCCACGACGGCGATCTCGAATTTACCATCGAAGGTGGGCTCACAGCCAGCGGCAGCAGTGGCGGTCGGCGCAATCTTCTCGGTAACGCCTTGGGCCGCCACCACGGCCGGACCCAAGATGGCTGTGAGCAGGGTGATCACGTGGAACTTCATCCTTGCGATGATTCGAGTCGGGACCAGGCGAATAGAATGATCAGAAAGAAGCGTCGCCTCGTTGTAGAGATTTCCTGAAGTTTGAAGTGGTGGTTTGACACTCGGCCCttgcggtgatggtggtggtggaaacgAAGGTTGGCGGTTTGGGTGTgtgtgagggaggggaaaaaGTTTGTGGGATCGAGGGAGAGGCGGAACCCAGAAAGAAATACCTCCCAAGTGGAATGGACCTCTCGATATATTGTGCTAGGTATGCTCGGCGTCATCCCATGCCCCCGTACACCCCTCCGTACACCCCCCGTACGTACCGTACCTCCCGGGGGGCCTCAGGTGAGGTACATTACCAGAGCTCTGTGTTGCCCTGGGATCAAAGCTGCGATGCGGGTCCTTCTGGTACCCGCATACACACAATCTGCAGCGCACATGGATGGCCGTCATGTTCCCGCCACGGGATCCCTACCGGGGTTCAGTCTGTGTCTCTACTGTGTGGCATCTGAAGAGCAGCTTGGGAACAGGTTGAGATACGAGGTTGGGACGCGTTCCGCTCATCGCTTGTCAAAGGTGGCAGGGCGGGCAGGGCGGTGATGTCAGAGACATATCTGAACGGTCTCCCTAGCCGGCATTCTCAGGTCCGGGTGTCTTGAGCCACCGCCAAGCAGTGTCAGGCCCCCTTATCAGCGTGATTCGTGTTTGTTCTTGTTTTCGTTCATCATTGACCAGGAGATCAAtcatcttttttcttccGGCCAAACATCCATTGATGGTGGAGACATGGAAGCCGGGTCCCTGCCGTGGAACCTTTTGTGCTGATTGGGAGTCAGGCACCTGCAGCTGCTCCGGGGAGCTGACCAATCTCCGGATCGGACGCCCGCCCCGTTTCAGGGAGAGCCAGGCGAACTGCCCGCCCATTGATGGTTCATACCCTTTAAGGACGGAGATatctccatccatccatcccagcTTGTCACTCTACACAAGGTATCCAACGTTGTGTCCGAGAAAGGAGCGTCACATGCCCCCCGCCGGATGTCCTCCGAACAGCCATCGCGTGAGCCTCCTCGTGGAATGTTTCCGTGGGCCGGGTGGCCGACTCTGGTTTTAGAATGTCTCTGTCATTCTCTGACAGCAGGCGAGCAGCGGTTTGGCTGTGCAGTGGACCACCCCGCGGCAGTTGCGCCGATCATAACCCCACCATTCTCCACTTCTTAACGGCACTTGGAAAAATAAGCATTTCGGCAGTGGTGCAGTGGATTTGAGTGGTGGGGAATGGAAGCCTCTCAGTCTCGTTTTAGTCTGTCGCACATGACTTTGGCGCAGCTGCATATAGATTGCCCCGGGGATTAGCAGGGACATCTGTCTCTAAAGCATACGCATACGTCAAAACGCCATGCGGCCCGAGATAATTAGTTCGCCTGTCACGCCAGCAACCTTCTCGATCTTCTTCAGGCTCAGTCCTCAGATCTCGGAGCACATGGCCCAAGTCCATGAATGGAAACTGGTACCGCCGCTATGCCAAACTCGCAAGTAACGGTTACTCGGCAGCAGGAACCAGCTACGACGTTTCACCAAATCTTGCTGATCTCGGCTTTTTGAAAGGGTGGCTGCCGACGCCTGTTGGACATCCCTCGCACCGCAGCTTTCAAACACAGCTCAATCTTGGGACCTTACACCATGGGCACAGGGGTCCTCTTCTCAAGAAAAGCAAGAACAGCACGTCCAGTTCTCCTGTTTTTGTCCTCTCGCTACAGTGTTGACAGAGTGAGGAAGCCGTTCGAAGCCGAACTTTGACAGAGGCATTATTAAACCCATCGACCATGCCATGTGATATAGGTGCGCAACACActctcagcaacagccgcaCCTTCGACATGATACTCTGCAATCGACCCCTGTTCCTGACTTCCATTTCTCACGGCCGAACCGGGCCTCGGCTGCCTGCTACTCTCCCAAAAGACGACAACTGGCTTCCAGCAACTGTCTCACGCCGGGAACACAGGTGTTTTGGTTCAATTTTGGTTCGCTTCCTATTCTTCCATTTCAGCCTGGACAGACATGGGATGCTTCGTGGAATTTCTGGAGGTGTCATTCAAATTTGATCTCCACCATGAACGCTCATAATTACAATAAcgacctcctcaaacgaCGTATTACCCAACGTGCACCCATTATATATACCACATTACCCTCACGTCTATTCATTCAACCATGGCAGTCCTTTTCACCATGTCTACTGCTGCGGTGGTTAATACGGATGTGAAGGAGCCTCAGCGGCCTGAGGGTACGGATGTGAAGGAGCCTCGGCGGCCTGAGGGTACGgatgtggctgctgctgctgctgctgctgctgctgctgttgctgaggatAGGCATATGGCTGGGGTGTGCCCGTCGGCTGGGGCGTTTGATATTGCTGTTGATACGGGCTTGGGGTACCTACAGGGCTCGGTTGGAAGGGAGCCTGCGGTTGTTGATATTGCTGAGGTGGCTGGGCAGTAtattgctgttgctgctgtggttgttgctgtggttgttgttgttgttgctggggggggTACTGCTGTGGAAACTGGGTCTGGGGCTGgtactgctgctgggagTTGTAGACTGGTCCAGGAGCAGGGGCGGCCTGTTGCTGTGTGGCAAGCATCGGGGTTCCTTGGGCATTCAGCTCGGCATCAGCAGGCTTCTTGTTAGCCTGGTGCCAAAGGCGGAATGTATGGCCATGGTACACAAGCGTGGCGATAAAGAGGAGCCTTCTTGGGTGTTAATTGAGTATCATCAAGGACCGGAGAGGGTTACTCACCACATGAGCGCGCTCAGACCTGCGGCGCCGCTTGTCAAGCCGAGCCCCATCTGGGTCAAGACGGCACCGCGTTTCTCGAGGGCTCGCTTCACCGGATATACATCGCAAGTCTTGCTGGAGACAGCGGAACCGTCATCACGGCAATTTGAAGTACTGACGGGCACGACGAATCGTGCCCGTCTGGCAGCAATGGAACCCAAGGCGGCGAGCCACAAAACCGCCATCAAGAAATCAAGCGACAGCACAGCCCAAATATTATACGCTTCACGCGCCCCTGAAACCTTCTCGGTGATGAGAACGTAACCGATAACAATCCACGTAAAGACAACCTAGGTAGCACAGGTCAGCGCATGTCGGCCAAGGCAAGCGGCTGGGTCGAGCACTCACGCAAGCGATCCCAAAGGCGAGCTCCTCAATCATCACGTCATGGATGACAGCGCCAGCCATACCCAAGATTatgagagaaaagaaaacctgGGCGCCCCTGGCCACCACAATCCACACAGGCGTGTGCTGGACATAATGCTCCTGGCTTCCGGAGGGTGCAGCAACTGGCGCCGAAGCGTACTGAACTGGGGGCTTGACTTCGGACATGTTGAAGACGGGCGGATGTCTTGAGCGATACCCAATGTGGTGTCGTTTGGACGTGGTCCAGTTGGAGATGAAGGACCCAACAGGTGTGAAATCAAGAAAGGTCAATCAACACacaagaaggaagggggcCGGAAGGCTCTCGGCGGGGGGCCGTGGCTTTAAGGCAGAGAGGGTTACCCTGAACATCTGATAGCAGAGCCGCCCCAGTGCCAACTGGAGCCAGACGAGTTCCCTTTCGCGCTCCGCATTGTGCCCAAGCACGTTCGGAAGCGTTTGCAAGGCAGACTCGAAATCAGACCAGGGTCTTTCACCATGGGGAAGCTCCAGGCCCACGGTCGTCAGGCCCAATGGGGTAAATTTCTGGCCGCTTTTCGTTCAGCCGCACTTTCTTTGGCGTGACACCTCCGATGGACACTTTGGTTCAGCTCTCTGCCCCGCTTGGTTGCCCACGACCAAGGGCAAGATGGGGGGAGTCCAGATCCTGCTATTGAAGACCATCCCGGGTTTTCAGGTTCAAGAAAGAaacacaacagcaacaaagcGACATTTCCATTTACTCGATGCTTTCCAGACCAGTCTCAACGTCTAAAGAAGCTTTGGGCATCACTCTTGTGAGCGAGCTGGCGAGCGAGGGAAGCAATATTGGTCTTGGCGACAGGGGTCGCTGCAGACACCACATCCAGCCGCATACGAGACCGCTCCTCGTGCCACGCTTGGCTATCTAATTGGTGGCAACCACTCACGAAGCTGTCGAAAATAGGTTGAGTTGTTCAGCGGGAGTGGCTTTGAGATCCAGGAAGTAGGACCCGAAGAAATCATCACCTGTATGGGAGATGGAATATCCATCTGCGTTTACAGCACCCGTCGAGAAAGCAATTCACCACTAAAACTACAAACCAAGCTTTTCCCCAGCCGCTAGCATCCCAAAAAAGCAAATTCGTCTTTCAATGGGAAGTCCGCCAAGCTTAGAGCCTCGTCTGGTCAGCGAGGaagtcttttctttctttcccgCGCTGTGGCCGCTGCGGTCCCGAAATATCTCATCTTGTACCACCGAACAAAAAGATCAAATTGGGTTGTCTCTGCGAATGGGGAATTTTTATGCAGCCTGTTGCCAGTCCACCAGGACCACCCTTTCGCTTCAGGCTTCTTATCGTAGATTTCCACCCACGTTTGTGAAGCTTGAAGGGGATAAAGATCGGAGCTGCAGCTCCTATTGGCTTGATATCGAGCTCCTGAGGCTTTCTTGGtgcggggggggggaaggcggCTGCAGCGGATAGCTTAACGCCTTTTGTAACGGCTTCGGCAAGAGGTAGGAAAtatggggtggtggttaggTAACATGTGGGCTTTGGGGTTTGGCGTCGGGTGTGAGTCTTCGGGATAGTAACGTTGTTTTGCTCGTGACGATGGCAAGTGAGGGGctgtgtttgatgatgactcCACTGGGGCCACCAGTGAGGGGAGGCTttcctccctttttcttcatgAATGACATCGTGGGGGTATTACCTGCTACTTGATAGGTGCATTCTCTTGCTGTGGGATGAACAGTACTTAAGAGCATCTTTGAGAGGTCAACTGGATACAAAGCGTAGGCCTTAACCAGCAAACGCCCCACAAAGGGGCTGGATCTTCAGAACGCCTCTCAGGAACCAgataaatatttttttcaCGAGTGAAGGTTAAGAACTTAAGATAACCTCAGCAAGCCTTGGCCTAGTTTCGGCCTTAATTCCAAACTCAACACCTTCAGCGTTCACTCCCACCGAACGCGGAGAAGTCTCAGCAAAAGGAACCTCAACAGGACTcggatgagctggagagaTAAAAGTCCGAATATTTCTGAAGTTGATCAGTGCTCTGTTGGGTTAATGGTCAACTATCTGTGTGGGCTTGTGGTAGCAGGGAGGAGAGACGTGTTGTTTTGTGAAGATATATACCACCCGGCCTTCCCTGTGTGGAAGGACGACGTCCTTTCGGGAAGCTCGGCCAGAATGTCTGTTTCAAATGAAATATCAAAATAATGATACTCCGTTTGCGCTTCCATGCATTACGATTCTGGAAGATGGTTGGAACGCCCAGACAAATAAAACATCACACCATGTCTGGTATCTCAATTCCCAGAAAGACAAATCAAACAATATCGTCTCCTAAGAAGGTAgcatacatatatatatataattcGACGAAAGCTAAGGCCATCCTCCGTAACAACCACTGCAAGACAATCAAAGCCACATCACTTTGACTGAGCCCATCCACTCTTCTTCTGCAACCACTGCTCCATCGTCATCAGACCCGGGTAatctcttctcctcgccTCAATATCAGCTGCATACCCATCGCTCGCAAACCACGCAATCATGGTTCCCATCTCCTTCACCGCATACGTCAACGCACTGCCCAAAAACCAGTACGTGATCGGCGCAGGCTGTCCAGTAGCCTTGGTGAACGCCCTACCCAGCTCCTCAACAGTCAACTCATCACCCGCCAGCCCAACCGCCTTCCTGTTCCACTTCTCAGGATCCTCGAATGCCATGGCAGCAAAGACACCAATGTCTGCCGTGGCAATCCACTGCAACGGCTTCCCATTGTCAcccagccagttcctcaaCGCAGCCATGAAAACCTTGGTAGGGAAGCCAGGGGCAAGGTTGTCCATGAATGCCACTGGCCGCAAAATAGTCCACCCCATAGCAGCACCCGGCTTGCCCTCCAGGGCATCACGCAGGTGCGTCTCAATCTTCTGCTTGGACTGGAAATGGGGAATGGGGGTAGGGTTGTCCCACGACTTTTCATCACCGCCCCTTTCAACACTGGAGTAGACAAAGTGCTCGACTCCTGCCTCGAGGGCGCTGTCGATGAGAGCGGTGCCCTGCTTGACTTCACTTTCGACCGTGACACCGGGACCCATGGAGACCTGCACCGAGTAAACACCCCAGATGGGCTTGTTGTCGTTTGCCCTGAGGGCCTCTTCGAAGAGGGCAGGGACATCGTCAAGATCGCCTTTGACAAGCTTGATGTTGGGGCCGCGGGAGACCAGCCGCTTGGCAGAGGCGGAATCTGGATGGCGGgtgacggcgaggatggtgaaaGGGGAGGAACCGGAGGCATTACGGTCGACGAGGGCGTCAATGACGGCTCCGCCTTGCTTGCCGGTTgcgccggtgatgaggagagctTTGGACATGTTGGCGGGTGGATGTTCAGACGACCAGGGGGAGAAAGGCTTTAGAGTGCAGTTGCAGGCTGGTGGTAGGATATTTGAGGAGTGGTTATGCAGCGGTTGGGATGGCTATCTGAACCCCGCAGACGAATGATCTGGGTCGAAAGGGTTGAATGACGCGTGCAGACGTCACCGGCTGGATTTGAACGGGACTCGCTGCTGTCCCTATGTTGGAAGACGAGACGGGCAGATGCAAATACTTAACAAGATCCAGGGGCGAGAGACAATTAAAGTTGGGTCGAGTGCCTTGAAATACAAGCCATCGCAGCTTGCTTGCTCGCTAGGTGCGCATCGTCTTAGTTCTTGGTGCCGAGCCGGCTGGTGCTTTGTCACCCATCGCGGGAGTCGAAGCAGCCGCGAAAGCAACTCTTTGCCTGCCGTTGCTCGCATTTGTCATCCCTTAGGTAGTCTACCCCGTCATCACCCATAGCCGCGAGAGGTCCGGACTGACTCGATCCAATTTTGGAACAACGGGTGCAGCTAGTGACGAAATGAACTCAGCATGGCATCGTTCTCGCGAACATGTCTCGTCGCGGTGGCAACGGGAGCGCGTGTTTCAGGATTGGAAAGAAGTATCGCGCGCAGGATCAAGAATAGTTAATAGAACAGCATTGTGATGGGGAAGGAAATGAAAGACTGTTAATAGACGATATCCCCAACATCTGATTATCATCACGGTGCCATCTtcgacatcaccgccatccatACCACATACACACCATCAACAATAACGTGAATCGAAACAGTCAACCAAAATGTCTTCCTCCCGCCTCCACACCATTCACGCCCTCCTTGACGGCTActcttccctctccgtcGACAAGATGACCGAGCGTCTCTCCAACGACTTCACCCACCACGTCCTCCCCGCCAGCCTTGACATGCCCCTCCGAAACAGAGACGAGTTCGCCCACCACGCCGGCGAGATCTTTTCCATCTTTCACACCTTCCACATGGTCCCTCTCACCATGTTTGAGGACGACAGGCAAAACATGGTCGTCATCAACGCCAGAATGGAGGGCATCCTCAAGAACGGCGCCGAGTGGGTCAACGAGTGCGTCCTGATGGTGCGTCTGTCGAGGGACGGCCAGCAGGTCGTGGCCATTGAGGAGTTTGTCGACAGCTTCAAGGCcgtggagatgaagaagagacaTGCGCCCACGATGGATGTCCGCAGCACCGATATGGCTGGCAGCGCCAAAGAGGCCTTGTTTAGAAGTGTGGCTTTGTCTACTTGAGTTTCTTCCTGCAGCACATCTTCTTCCTTCAATTCAACCGTGGGGGACTTTGTTTGCCGGAGTCTGATGAGCTTATGATAGACATGATTTTCGCTTTGTACTTGCTTCTTTCCGCAGCATTTATCTTCTCATTTTTCATTATTTCTTGAATTATACGTTGGTGGCATTTCTTCAGTGGGAACAAGAGCGGGTTTGATCGAAACATTGACCACAGAACTCTGGCTCTTTGATAATTTCGTCTTTATGTGGCTTGTTACAACTTTTAAGCCCCAGTTTCTTGCGGGCTCATGGTTTCATCTTAGCATTTTAATAGATTGGAGTCAGCAATTGATATAAACCCTTTGAATTTGTTCCAGTTGACGACACAAACAATACCACTCCACCCCCCAGACCCCTCTTTACCTTTGAATCTCTTGACCAATAATACCCTTTACACATCCAATCTACACAATGACCCCCTTCACCGGCACCTCCTTCGCCCCCAAACTCTGCCACagccccaaactccccgcCACAAGCGGCATCAACGCCCTCACCAAGTTCAACTTGATCCACCTCCTAGCATAATACTCTGCCAAACTCACATCcactccccccttccccttacTCCCCGCCCCCTCGACAATCCCATCAGTCCTCTTgttccccccatccaccacctctaccGCACTCAGCCCCTCCAACTTCGCATTCAGCGGCTGCATGTTCAAGGCGCTATGAACAACAGTAACCAAGTGACACAGCGCGCAAACCCCCCAAATCTTCCaattccccctctccacctgccCATGCGCAGGCACGAGCGCGGTATGCCACCCGttctccgccgccatcgccgaggCATATCTCCAGGCCGAGAAGGCAGTGTACCCATACCCGAGGATGCcaagggtggagatgggccGGAAGAACACATTGCCTACCTGCCAGAAGACGGGCCACTGGCGACCCAAGAGGCGGGCGGCGCGGGGGTggtcgggggaggatgggcGGGGGAAGTCGATCAGGAGGGCGGGCACGCCCATGAAGGACTGCGTGATTGcgttgccgaggaggatgaaggagaaCGCGATTGTTGTGCCGGCTATGGCGTCCGGGGTGGGGAGGCTGACCATTTttgctgtgtgtgtgtgtgtgtgtgtgtgtgtgtgtgtgtgtgtgtgggtgtgggtgtgtgcaTGCGTTTGTGTGGATGAGGCgatgagaaagaaagaggaggggaAAACGAGGCCGTCGTGAAGTTGAAAACTGAGATTTTGAGGGCAAAAAGGGGTAAATACTACACTAGGCTGAAGACGCAAAAACGAACCGACGACATCATTGACGTCAATCCCGGGAGGAGCCTGACACGTTGTTTACGCTGTCGGTCTCGGCTGTTTACCACGCAATGTCTTGGGAGTCAGTCACGGCTTCAATGTTTGTGGAAGTGTCTTGGCAGTGTTTCGGTGAAAAGTGATGTTCAATGGCGCTCATTATTACTGGTCTGGACCTCCGATGGGGAAGACATGTCTACTCTCGCCAAATCAAAAGTCATGAAGACGGGAGCAGCTCCCCTCTCCAAgctgcctacctaccttgcctGCCGTGCTCCCGAGTCAGGAAAGCTTAGCTCGATCCAGCGCCTGCCATGCTCCTGTCCAACATACCTAGCGTCCGGCCCGAGTCGTACAGGATGGAAACAGCTTGCCAGTAGGCCCAACCTTAACTCCAGGCCGGCCTTCATTGCCTTTCGCATCGCCAGTCTATCATCCCACGATACCTTTCTGTCACTTTGCCTCCGGGCCATTCTCCTCTGTTCAGACTATTATATCGTCTTTCAATTGACAACCTAGAATATCGTCCGAGAAAACACTCGATCCCAGAATCCAAGTTACAAATGTCCAAAGAAtcctcccaatcctcccTTCCAACAGCACCTAGTTGGGCAAGCAAGTATCCAGCTCACCAGTTCGAACAAAACCTATGCCTACAAAGAGAAATTCTAATAACGCCTCATGATCCGACATTAACTGTCTATATCCAACGTGGCATGCTATACCTGTGGCCCGTAAGAGTTTACCCTTCTCATCTGTATTGAGGCttcgtccttcttctctgcaAGGACATCAAACAGACCATTGTCTGGCGCAATTGCAGTCTGCTGTGCTAGCCTCGCTTCCTGGAAGAACTTGGCTCTGTCGGCACGATCTCGCGCATCTGACTCGGCCCAAAGACGGAGTGcttcctcttttctcttctcgcTTCTGGGCTCAAATGACATCTGGAAAGGATCTggcttgatgatgagcagcGAGTTGGACTTGTCAAGCGGTACGGGATGGTTCATTCCAGTCGCTGGGTTATGCTTGGGCTTGAGGTTGAAGGTCCATGCCAAGGCACCGCAAGCAACGATCAACTCGTCTTGGGTGAGTGACATGCCGAGACATTGGCGCTGGCCCCATCCGAACGATGTCATGCCCTTGATGGTTGGGAACTGTGTCAGGGGCGCTTGGAAGGTTGGCCAGCCAGGCTCCAACCAGCGTTCGGGCCGGAAGTTGTCAGGGTCAGGATACTTCTTGGGGTTGCGGAGGAAAGCCCTGAAGAGTCATTAGCTTGTGCCCACAGCTTTCAAGCGCCGAGTCAATGGCTTACCAGTCCAGGGGCAAGAGGCGGGTGCCCTTGGGAATGAAGTAGCCGTTATAAACATCGTCCGCCTCCGTCTCGTGGGCGACACCTGTCGGGACATTGGGCTTCCACCGCATGGTCTCCTTGATGCAAGCTCTCAAGATGGGTAGGTTAGGCGCATCCTCCAACGTAGGCATGCGCCCCTCACACTTTTCGTCAATCTCTTTCTGCACAGCGGCTTGCCATTCCGGATAGTGAACCATGGTAACCAGCCAGTACGAAAGCGGTCCAGCGACGGTGAAGATGCCGACCAGCGCGAGCATTCCAATGACGCAAGAGGCTTCATAATCACCAGAGATGTTGGTCTTCAACGAGGTCTTCTCAATGAACTGTCGTGTCCAGCAATTGCGGACCCGACCACCCTGTGCCATCTTGTCACGGGTTGTAAGATATCGCTCCTGCCACCATGCCGACTGCTCATCATGACGCTTGCGctccgccttcttccatGGGTTCATGAACATGGGCAGATGCCACAGCGGGGTGAGGACATTGGTGATAGGGCCAGCGGGGGACATCTGTCGGAGTAAACCCCAAGCACTCTTGGTGCAGTAAGTACTCAGAGAGGGATCATCCCAGGTGAGCTGGCACATGACTTTGGCAGCCATATCCTCGAGCGAAGCTTGGAAATTGTCTGGGTTCTGGATCAAGTTGGCCATCCAGCGCTTCGCCTCGTGATACATCACACCGTTGTACTTGACGTTGGTGGCCTCGGTGATGTAGGCATGGGTGAGCTTTCTTTGGCGAGCCCAGTATTCTGCACGGCCGTGTTAATCAGAGCAGGCTCGACGTGATAGAGCGAGGCAATGCTTACTGTTCCTGCCCATCAAGGGAAGGTATTCCATGGAGCCCTCGGAGCTCTTCGAGTCAAACAGCGACTGAATGTTTGGCCGATCCGAATTGTACTTGGCCCGCTTGACCAGCAAGTCCTCGGCAACCGTTTCATCGGTAATGACCAGGACGTTGACGCCGAGCATCTGAGTTCGGTAGAAGCCGCCAGCTCCGTGCTTGTCCGCCCACTCTTTGAACTTGAGCCACATGAAGTTTATAGGCAAGTCATGGATTCTGCCAATGTAAGGAAGCTGTGTTGGGCCGGGCGGTCCGTTGGGATCGTTAATCTTTTGAAATTCTTTGATAAGATGTACCACTGTTGCCACCAAAA from Podospora bellae-mahoneyi strain CBS 112042 chromosome 4, whole genome shotgun sequence harbors:
- a CDS encoding hypothetical protein (COG:Q; EggNog:ENOG503NZPZ), with the protein product MQLVTAGLLALVLLVATVVHLIKEFQKINDPNGPPGPTQLPYIGRIHDLPINFMWLKFKEWADKHGAGGFYRTQMLGVNVLVITDETVAEDLLVKRAKYNSDRPNIQSLFDSKSSEGSMEYLPLMGRNKYWARQRKLTHAYITEATNVKYNGVMYHEAKRWMANLIQNPDNFQASLEDMAAKVMCQLTWDDPSLSTYCTKSAWGLLRQMSPAGPITNVLTPLWHLPMFMNPWKKAERKRHDEQSAWWQERYLTTRDKMAQGGRVRNCWTRQFIEKTSLKTNISGDYEASCVIGMLALVGIFTVAGPLSYWLVTMVHYPEWQAAVQKEIDEKCEGRMPTLEDAPNLPILRACIKETMRWKPNVPTGVAHETEADDVYNGYFIPKGTRLLPLDWAFLRNPKKYPDPDNFRPERWLEPGWPTFQAPLTQFPTIKGMTSFGWGQRQCLGMSLTQDELIVACGALAWTFNLKPKHNPATGMNHPVPLDKSNSLLIIKPDPFQMSFEPRSEKRKEEALRLWAESDARDRADRAKFFQEARLAQQTAIAPDNGLFDVLAEKKDEASIQMRRVNSYGPQV
- a CDS encoding hypothetical protein (EggNog:ENOG503P5J7); the protein is MSSSRLHTIHALLDGYSSLSVDKMTERLSNDFTHHVLPASLDMPLRNRDEFAHHAGEIFSIFHTFHMVPLTMFEDDRQNMVVINARMEGILKNGAEWVNECVLMVRLSRDGQQVVAIEEFVDSFKAVEMKKRHAPTMDVRSTDMAGSAKEALFRSVALST
- a CDS encoding hypothetical protein (EggNog:ENOG503P6CE; COG:S), with translation MSEVKPPVQYASAPVAAPSGSQEHYVQHTPVWIVVARGAQVFFSLIILGMAGAVIHDVMIEELAFGIACVVFTWIVIGYVLITEKVSGAREAYNIWAVLSLDFLMAVLWLAALGSIAARRARFVVPVSTSNCRDDGSAVSSKTCDVYPVKRALEKRGAVLTQMGLGLTSGAAGLSALMW
- a CDS encoding hypothetical protein (EggNog:ENOG503P3ED; COG:S) — its product is MVSLPTPDAIAGTTIAFSFILLGNAITQSFMGVPALLIDFPRPSSPDHPRAARLLGRQWPVFWQVGNVFFRPISTLGILGYGYTAFSAWRYASAMAAENGWHTALVPAHGQVERGNWKIWGVCALCHLVTVVHSALNMQPLNAKLEGLSAVEVVDGGNKRTDGIVEGAGSKGKGGVDVSLAEYYARRWIKLNLVRALMPLVAGSLGLWQSLGAKEVPVKGVIV
- a CDS encoding hypothetical protein (EggNog:ENOG503NXRK; COG:G; COG:M) produces the protein MSKALLITGATGKQGGAVIDALVDRNASGSSPFTILAVTRHPDSASAKRLVSRGPNIKLVKGDLDDVPALFEEALRANDNKPIWGVYSVQVSMGPGVTVESEVKQGTALIDSALEAGVEHFVYSSVERGGDEKSWDNPTPIPHFQSKQKIETHLRDALEGKPGAAMGWTILRPVAFMDNLAPGFPTKVFMAALRNWLGDNGKPLQWIATADIGVFAAMAFEDPEKWNRKAVGLAGDELTVEELGRAFTKATGQPAPITYWFLGSALTYAVKEMGTMIAWFASDGYAADIEARRRDYPGLMTMEQWLQKKSGWAQSK